A genomic stretch from Fusibacter sp. A1 includes:
- a CDS encoding metallophosphoesterase, translated as MLNWIEHLLAILFLLGTACVMYGYFLEPHLIEVTHHKVGHASIKSGAIRIVQLTDIHLGDFMSLKRFDHIIDHVNALEADIVLLTGDLLDNAKTNQKMDKVPESLLRLSEGALKFAVFGNHEYEFGGESNYRKILEESGFRLLVNETTTVVLNSQTLQISGADCAIFGERDYTFMDGIDPALFHVFMLHQPDPIDHYLLVPIDLTLSGHTHSGQIRLPILGTPILPELGKKYIDGWYRHTERMSQYVSRGIGMTMLPFRFQSRPEIAVFDIGVE; from the coding sequence ATGTTGAACTGGATAGAGCATTTGCTAGCGATTCTTTTTTTGCTGGGAACGGCATGTGTCATGTACGGGTATTTTCTCGAACCCCATTTAATTGAAGTCACCCATCATAAGGTCGGGCATGCTTCTATTAAAAGCGGTGCCATAAGAATCGTTCAACTGACGGATATCCACTTGGGTGATTTTATGTCACTGAAGCGGTTTGACCATATCATCGACCATGTGAACGCCCTAGAAGCGGATATAGTCCTCTTGACAGGAGACTTGCTCGATAATGCGAAAACAAACCAAAAAATGGACAAGGTGCCGGAGTCGCTCTTGCGGCTCAGCGAAGGTGCCCTAAAGTTTGCGGTTTTCGGCAATCATGAATACGAGTTCGGCGGTGAGAGCAATTACCGAAAAATCCTTGAAGAATCGGGATTCAGGCTGCTGGTGAACGAAACGACAACGGTAGTGCTGAACAGCCAGACACTGCAGATCAGCGGTGCCGACTGCGCGATCTTCGGAGAACGGGATTATACCTTTATGGACGGAATCGATCCAGCCCTCTTCCATGTGTTCATGTTGCATCAGCCAGATCCGATCGACCACTACCTTTTGGTGCCCATCGACCTTACCCTATCGGGGCACACCCATAGCGGGCAGATCCGACTTCCGATTCTAGGAACCCCCATCTTGCCTGAGCTAGGTAAGAAGTACATCGACGGATGGTATAGGCATACGGAAAGAATGAGTCAGTACGTAAGTAGAGGAATAGGAATGACGATGCTGCCCTTTCGCTTTCAGAGCAGGCCTGAAATCGCCGTGTTCGATATAGGGGTTGAGTAA
- a CDS encoding cation diffusion facilitator family transporter: protein MDHHDHHHHGTNRIGITIALNLIITVAQVVGGLVSGSLSLLSDAAHNFSDVIALVVSYIGGVISVKPSTDAKTFGYKRAEIIAALTNVVSVMFIGVTILVEAVKRVGDPVKVNSSVVIWLAALSIVMNGLSVLIIQKPSKNNLNIRSAYLHLFTDMLTSVAVMASGIAMALWQWYWLDTVLSVAISVYLIATSFKLLSATLSILMLFAPSQYDPDKLMKLIGAVDEVLDVHHVHAWQLTDTQFHFEGHVVIREDLCLSETVELRKRIKDLIRKQGFSHVTLELEYERCVDGDCTKEND from the coding sequence ATGGACCATCACGACCATCATCATCATGGAACCAATCGAATAGGCATCACCATCGCGCTCAACCTTATCATCACTGTGGCGCAAGTGGTTGGAGGGCTGGTGTCCGGATCGCTTTCCTTGCTGTCGGATGCCGCCCATAATTTTAGCGATGTGATCGCGCTTGTTGTAAGCTACATCGGCGGTGTGATTTCTGTAAAACCGTCGACGGATGCGAAAACATTCGGTTATAAACGGGCTGAAATCATCGCCGCGCTGACCAATGTGGTAAGTGTCATGTTCATCGGGGTCACAATCCTTGTTGAAGCCGTCAAAAGAGTCGGTGATCCTGTCAAAGTGAACAGTTCTGTCGTCATTTGGCTTGCGGCGCTGAGCATCGTGATGAACGGACTATCCGTCTTGATCATTCAGAAGCCTTCCAAAAACAACCTGAACATACGATCGGCATATCTGCATCTGTTTACGGATATGCTTACTTCTGTCGCGGTCATGGCTTCTGGTATCGCAATGGCCTTATGGCAATGGTACTGGCTGGATACGGTGCTTTCGGTAGCAATTTCTGTGTATCTGATCGCAACAAGCTTTAAACTGCTCTCAGCCACGCTTTCCATCCTGATGCTGTTCGCGCCAAGCCAGTATGACCCGGACAAGCTTATGAAGCTTATCGGAGCGGTGGATGAAGTGTTGGATGTGCATCATGTGCACGCCTGGCAGTTGACCGACACCCAGTTCCATTTTGAAGGACACGTTGTGATCCGAGAGGACCTGTGTTTGTCTGAAACCGTGGAGCTGAGAAAAAGGATCAAGGATCTGATAAGGAAGCAAGGCTTTAGCCATGTCACGCTGGAGCTTGAATATGAACGCTGCGTAGATGGGGACTGTACTAAGGAAAACGACTAG